The proteins below come from a single Streptomyces sp. M92 genomic window:
- a CDS encoding VWA domain-containing protein translates to MGILTLLRNAFGRSRKERAAQAEGAVQEAAPPAPQLPSQPTAPGEPAASPETARLPEPRPEPAAPDEHELVKAAFANLTVPKPTKSQDPVPIPEAEEAPARKPEATPQTEPTAPQATKPTPPSEAEPKPQAESTTEPEPTTEAEPAAEAAAKPEAEATAEAEPVPQPEAEAGPEHDTKPKTEAEPAAQQEPQAEAEGKAKAEPEAELVAKPEPEAKPEPVAEAKPEPEAEAEPELVAKAEPETKPEPVAETEPEAKPQPVAEAKPEPETKPQPVAEAEGKAEPEAQPEPEAETKSEAETEPAARPEAEAEAPPSPAPTPAAADGEQPPQGPPAPDDESSTGGAGGNPGAEGAAEAPKPATPPTHLRSRAPGLTTAYKAAAATLKKHDLTGTRAKVHLVLDRSASMRPYYKDGSAQALAEQTLALAAHLDPEATVHVTFFSTEVDGTGDLTLTDHENKIDELHAALGRMGRTSYHAAVEAVLAHHAEEAPPGTPALVVFQTDGAPDAKTPATRSLTDAAANHPNVHFSFVAFGDPENKAFDYLRKLKTGNTSHFLAGETPKELTDKELYEGVLATWRP, encoded by the coding sequence ATGGGCATTCTCACTCTCCTGCGGAACGCGTTCGGCCGCTCACGCAAAGAACGAGCCGCCCAGGCGGAGGGTGCGGTGCAGGAGGCGGCACCGCCGGCGCCGCAGCTCCCGTCCCAGCCCACGGCACCCGGGGAGCCGGCCGCCTCCCCGGAGACCGCCCGGCTCCCCGAGCCCCGTCCGGAACCGGCCGCCCCCGACGAACACGAACTCGTCAAGGCCGCCTTCGCCAACCTCACGGTCCCGAAGCCGACGAAGTCCCAGGACCCGGTACCGATCCCGGAAGCCGAGGAAGCGCCGGCTCGGAAGCCGGAAGCAACCCCGCAGACCGAGCCGACAGCGCCCCAGGCCACCAAGCCGACGCCGCCCTCGGAGGCCGAGCCGAAGCCGCAGGCCGAGTCGACGACTGAGCCCGAGCCGACGACTGAGGCCGAGCCGGCGGCGGAGGCCGCGGCGAAGCCGGAGGCCGAGGCGACGGCTGAGGCCGAGCCCGTGCCCCAGCCCGAGGCTGAGGCCGGGCCGGAGCACGACACGAAGCCGAAGACCGAGGCCGAGCCTGCGGCGCAGCAGGAACCCCAGGCTGAGGCGGAGGGCAAGGCCAAGGCGGAACCCGAGGCTGAGCTTGTGGCGAAGCCGGAACCCGAGGCCAAGCCGGAGCCTGTCGCTGAGGCGAAGCCGGAGCCCGAGGCTGAGGCCGAGCCTGAGCTTGTGGCGAAGGCGGAGCCCGAGACTAAGCCGGAGCCTGTCGCTGAGACGGAGCCCGAGGCCAAGCCGCAGCCTGTCGCTGAGGCCAAGCCGGAGCCCGAGACTAAGCCGCAGCCTGTCGCTGAGGCGGAGGGCAAGGCGGAGCCGGAGGCTCAGCCGGAGCCCGAAGCCGAGACGAAGTCGGAGGCCGAGACGGAGCCCGCAGCCAGGCCGGAGGCCGAGGCGGAGGCTCCTCCCTCCCCCGCCCCCACCCCCGCAGCCGCCGACGGCGAGCAGCCCCCACAGGGGCCACCCGCACCCGACGACGAGAGCAGCACGGGTGGTGCGGGTGGGAACCCCGGGGCCGAAGGCGCAGCCGAGGCCCCGAAACCCGCGACACCCCCCACCCACCTCCGCTCCCGCGCCCCCGGCCTCACCACCGCCTACAAGGCCGCCGCCGCCACCCTCAAGAAGCACGACCTCACCGGCACCCGCGCCAAGGTCCACCTCGTCCTCGACCGCTCCGCCTCCATGCGCCCGTACTACAAGGACGGCTCCGCCCAGGCCCTCGCCGAGCAGACCCTCGCCCTCGCCGCCCACCTCGACCCCGAGGCCACCGTCCACGTCACGTTCTTCTCCACGGAAGTGGACGGCACCGGCGACCTCACCCTCACCGACCACGAGAACAAGATCGACGAGCTGCACGCGGCGCTCGGCCGCATGGGCCGCACCAGCTACCACGCCGCCGTCGAGGCCGTCCTCGCCCACCACGCCGAGGAAGCACCCCCCGGCACCCCGGCCCTGGTGGTCTTCCAGACCGACGGCGCCCCGGACGCCAAGACCCCGGCCACCCGGTCCCTCACGGACGCGGCCGCGAACCACCCGAACGTCCACTTCTCCTTCGTCGCCTTCGGCGACCCGGAGAACAAGGCCTTCGACTACCTCCGCAAGCTCAAGACGGGCAACACCTCCCACTTCCTGGCCGGCGAGACCCCCAAGGAGCTCACCGACAAGGAGCTCTACGAGGGCGTACTGGCCACCTGGCGCCCGTAG
- a CDS encoding PhoX family protein encodes MRKLLPLIGTPSGSHPGGRSAMTCRFRCGDACFHEVPNTSSNEYVGDVIAGALSRRSMMRAAAVVTVAAAGAGATVVAGAPSAQAAPAAGRGHGHGHGHGKPSKTDGARGLRFAPVAPNTDDVVTVPEGYRQEVVIRWGEPILRGAPAFDPEKQSAKAQAGQFGYNNDFLALLPLRGEHGRQVLVANHEYTDEVLMFRDYDPENPTREQVEIAWAAHGLSAVVVEEERRSGKLTPVTRHRLNRRVTATTEFRLTGPAAGSDLVKTSADRSGRKVLGTLNNCSGGTTPWGTTLHGEENFNQYFANGGSATDKRYGIGTGATERKWERFDKRFDVAQEPNEVHRFGYVVELDPYDPDSTPRKHTLLGRFKHEAATVRLTWDGRPVVYSGDDERFDYFYKFVGSKRMRHGSSRWAREHNLSLLDEGTLYVAKLSGDSPEMEIDGTGKLPRDGEFDGSGTWIPLVTATEDGAVSHVDGMTAEEVCVFTRLAGDKVGATKMDRPEDIEPSPKTGKVYVALTNNTNRGKTGYAGPDEANPRNGNKHGHVLELTERWNRADATRFAWSLFLVAGDPEDPATYFAGFPKDRVSPISCPDNVAFDDHGNLWLSTDGNKLGSHDGLFGVATRGDRRGELKQFLTVPTGAETCGPLIQDRRVLVAVQHPGEVDGASVAEPASTWPDGPGTYVRPAVVAVWREDGRDIGV; translated from the coding sequence GTGCGCAAGCTGCTGCCGTTGATCGGAACGCCGTCCGGTTCGCACCCCGGCGGCCGGTCCGCCATGACCTGCCGTTTCCGGTGTGGTGACGCCTGCTTCCACGAGGTGCCCAACACCAGCTCCAACGAGTACGTCGGCGACGTCATCGCCGGCGCCCTCAGCCGCCGCTCCATGATGCGTGCCGCCGCCGTCGTCACCGTGGCCGCGGCGGGCGCCGGGGCCACGGTCGTGGCCGGGGCACCGTCGGCGCAGGCCGCGCCGGCGGCCGGAAGGGGGCACGGGCACGGACACGGGCACGGGAAACCGTCGAAGACGGACGGTGCGCGTGGGCTGCGGTTCGCGCCCGTCGCGCCCAACACCGACGACGTCGTGACCGTTCCGGAGGGGTACCGGCAGGAGGTCGTGATCCGCTGGGGCGAGCCGATCCTGCGCGGGGCGCCCGCCTTCGACCCGGAGAAGCAGAGCGCCAAGGCGCAGGCCGGGCAGTTCGGGTACAACAACGACTTCCTCGCGCTGCTGCCGCTGCGCGGTGAGCACGGCCGCCAGGTCCTCGTCGCCAACCACGAGTACACCGACGAGGTGCTCATGTTCCGCGACTACGACCCCGAGAACCCGACCCGCGAGCAGGTCGAGATCGCCTGGGCCGCGCACGGCCTGTCCGCCGTGGTCGTGGAGGAGGAGCGCCGGAGCGGGAAGCTGACGCCCGTCACCCGGCACCGCCTGAACCGGCGGGTCACCGCCACGACCGAGTTCCGGCTGACCGGCCCGGCCGCCGGGTCGGACCTGGTGAAGACCTCCGCCGACCGCTCCGGCCGCAAGGTCCTCGGCACCCTCAACAACTGCTCCGGCGGCACCACCCCGTGGGGCACCACGCTGCACGGCGAGGAGAACTTCAACCAGTACTTCGCCAACGGCGGCAGCGCCACGGACAAGCGGTACGGGATCGGGACCGGCGCCACCGAGCGCAAGTGGGAGCGGTTCGACAAGCGGTTCGACGTCGCGCAGGAGCCCAACGAGGTGCACCGTTTCGGGTACGTCGTCGAGCTGGACCCGTACGACCCCGACTCCACCCCGCGCAAGCACACGCTGCTCGGCCGCTTCAAGCACGAGGCGGCGACCGTGCGGCTGACCTGGGACGGGCGCCCGGTCGTCTACTCCGGCGACGACGAGCGCTTCGACTACTTCTACAAGTTCGTCGGCAGCAAGCGGATGCGGCACGGCAGCTCCCGGTGGGCGCGCGAGCACAACCTCTCGCTGCTCGACGAGGGCACGCTGTACGTCGCCAAGCTGAGCGGTGACTCCCCCGAGATGGAGATCGACGGCACGGGCAAGCTGCCGCGCGACGGCGAGTTCGACGGCAGCGGCACGTGGATTCCGCTGGTCACCGCCACCGAGGACGGTGCCGTCTCGCACGTCGACGGGATGACCGCCGAAGAGGTGTGCGTCTTCACGCGGCTCGCCGGTGACAAGGTCGGGGCCACGAAGATGGACCGGCCCGAGGACATCGAGCCGTCGCCGAAGACCGGCAAGGTCTACGTCGCCCTCACCAACAACACCAACCGCGGCAAGACCGGTTACGCCGGCCCCGACGAGGCCAACCCGCGCAACGGCAACAAGCACGGCCACGTGCTGGAGCTGACCGAGCGCTGGAACCGGGCCGACGCCACCCGCTTCGCCTGGTCGCTGTTCCTCGTCGCGGGCGACCCGGAGGACCCGGCGACCTACTTCGCGGGCTTCCCCAAGGACCGGGTCAGCCCGATCTCCTGCCCCGACAACGTCGCCTTCGACGACCACGGCAACCTGTGGCTGTCCACCGACGGCAACAAGCTGGGCAGCCACGACGGTCTCTTCGGTGTGGCGACCCGGGGCGACCGGCGCGGTGAGCTGAAGCAGTTCCTGACCGTGCCGACCGGCGCGGAGACCTGCGGCCCGCTGATCCAGGACCGGCGCGTGCTGGTCGCGGTGCAGCACCCGGGCGAGGTCGACGGCGCCTCGGTGGCGGAGCCGGCCAGCACCTGGCCCGACGGGCCCGGCACGTACGTGCGCCCGGCGGTCGTGGCGGTGTGGCGCGAGGACGGCCGCGACATCGGCGTCTGA
- a CDS encoding extracellular solute-binding protein, whose protein sequence is MDRRQRAERLGRARRPPRPRRRRLAVLSAALFLFLPAACGGGDDGHGDRPATASSTGVPGDIVLASGRDVTGKNGIRQRLIDAWNTEQEKAGTGYHARLVELPGNADEQRSQLLGALQSGSAAYDVVNLDVTWVPEFAAAGLISPLPGSLLDEDVIPAVASTARWKGEVYAAPFNSDVGLLYYRRDHLRQAGVERPDLTGGLDWPRLKRLISTLDDHRPEGYEEGWTTQLAGYEGRTVNAVEAFASAAGDDFALTDEDGRYTATVEELTEGITELRRRTEEGAVLPDAFTSDEAASLGDFAAGRTTFLRHWPYVYPALHQSFPGGERLGVTALPGRAVLGGQNLAVTAGSPRATKAAELIRYLTGRESERCLLDAGFAATRTSAYTDDAVTCAVAAATPSAAPTGEGADTVPRDAAGRPAYARDVLLPALREAVHRPRTPLYGAFTQTFTAELGALFAENPPGDAELARRLDEALRRALPD, encoded by the coding sequence ATGGACCGGCGGCAGCGAGCGGAGCGACTCGGGCGGGCCCGGCGGCCACCGCGGCCACGGCGCCGGCGCCTCGCCGTGCTGTCGGCCGCGCTGTTCCTGTTCCTGCCGGCCGCGTGCGGCGGCGGCGACGACGGCCACGGTGACCGTCCCGCCACCGCCTCCTCCACCGGTGTCCCCGGTGACATCGTGCTCGCCAGCGGCCGGGACGTCACCGGCAAGAACGGCATCCGCCAGCGGCTCATCGACGCCTGGAACACCGAGCAGGAGAAGGCGGGCACCGGCTACCACGCCCGGCTGGTCGAGCTGCCCGGCAACGCCGACGAACAGCGCAGCCAGCTGCTCGGGGCGCTCCAGTCCGGCAGCGCCGCCTACGACGTGGTCAACCTCGACGTCACCTGGGTCCCGGAGTTCGCCGCCGCGGGCCTGATCAGCCCGCTGCCCGGGTCGCTGCTCGACGAGGACGTCATCCCGGCCGTCGCGAGCACGGCCCGCTGGAAGGGCGAGGTGTACGCCGCGCCGTTCAACAGCGACGTCGGCCTGCTCTACTACCGGCGCGACCACCTGCGGCAGGCGGGCGTCGAGCGCCCCGACCTGACGGGCGGCCTGGACTGGCCGCGGCTGAAGCGGCTCATCTCCACCCTCGACGACCACCGGCCCGAGGGCTACGAGGAGGGGTGGACGACCCAGCTCGCCGGCTATGAGGGACGCACGGTCAACGCCGTGGAGGCGTTCGCGTCCGCCGCGGGGGACGACTTCGCGCTCACCGACGAGGACGGCCGCTACACCGCCACCGTCGAGGAGCTGACGGAGGGCATCACGGAGCTGCGCCGCCGCACCGAGGAGGGGGCCGTCCTGCCGGACGCGTTCACGTCCGACGAGGCGGCCTCCCTCGGTGACTTCGCCGCCGGCCGCACCACCTTCCTGCGCCACTGGCCGTACGTGTATCCCGCCCTGCACCAGTCGTTCCCCGGCGGCGAGCGGCTCGGCGTGACCGCGCTGCCGGGCCGGGCCGTGCTCGGCGGCCAGAACCTCGCCGTGACCGCCGGGTCCCCGCGGGCGACGAAGGCGGCCGAGCTGATCAGGTACCTGACCGGCAGGGAGAGCGAGCGGTGTCTGCTCGACGCCGGCTTCGCGGCGACGCGCACCTCCGCGTACACGGACGACGCGGTGACGTGCGCGGTGGCCGCCGCGACGCCCTCGGCGGCCCCGACCGGCGAGGGCGCCGACACCGTGCCGCGCGACGCCGCCGGGCGGCCGGCGTACGCCCGCGACGTCCTGCTGCCCGCCCTGAGGGAAGCGGTCCACCGCCCGCGCACGCCGCTGTACGGCGCGTTCACCCAGACCTTCACCGCCGAGCTGGGAGCGCTGTTCGCCGAGAACCCGCCGGGCGACGCGGAACTGGCGCGGCGGCTGGACGAGGCGCTGCGGCGCGCCCTGCCGGACTGA
- a CDS encoding substrate-binding domain-containing protein: protein MTGHDSRGKANTGYDPRGKANRALLVGVSEYDNTAPPDGVPGDLPAVKHNLNRLEEALRHGGVFGDREITVCRSPDQVTFGRELWTATKEAEGVLLLYFAGHGAIPNAGDELFLQMRNARVVAGGHAVFPGAETFSIVQAVLAASRARRIVVVLDCCFAGNAAWIRPDPRDKRRVLLLMSVQANHRIDAGGPDTPTPFTAELTALLEEGGDVWFRALTDRLRARMAAAGHRTVRGDAWEPESRVEPGEDVLLAAGTKTLDEPPGPGPGPGPGSVPGPAPVPGPAPAPGPDPHPAPVPTPGPDPHPAPGPAPGPGLVRRALVRPAGLPGAVGGAGRALVRGMVRVADSLVPGPQQGGRARRLVVGAAALLVLVAGGFGVHQLTGRGGAPPSCATPLELRVLTDPDLEPTVRAAADAYLTSAENTTGEGCRLSGITVYSAGAADAVTALRKQTRAWQEPRDDDTNPQRDVGPQPDVWIPGSPADAARVTAGQDTDAVAVLDADDEPFAYSPVVLAVPQELAADARDERVGPPLTRMIDALRARHPAAGVRRPDPEHTTTGLLATIGLYRGTGDASDPDPRRAEDRVAQSGPPAPTAAELLCALPDDDAVDNRTAALVPEFLLKSGVGCDSARRTPRMAQYPGDVPGLEPLFVRVRWQGAERDAADRDRAADGFRRWLGGEGGRAAFARDGFRAADGDRALLDTGEVGDGVLHAPSPLTESAGRDAMEASLEGYKNANGPGRVLFLLDASGSMAGQWEGPSGGPGLLKQSLGGLGERDEYAVWEVADTGGDTYDTVLSFGAHTRAEAERAIDREVRVRDAEADPLGALRSALDAMEQRGAGDERPGLIVFVTDDEDVGALRGDRFGDLLALARALDVPVAMVSFKGGACDEGKPDARVSEASGGRCVDADDDLGAALHDEVARIGTGEA, encoded by the coding sequence GTGACCGGTCACGACTCGCGGGGGAAGGCGAACACCGGTTACGACCCGCGTGGAAAGGCGAACCGGGCGCTGCTGGTCGGGGTGTCCGAGTACGACAACACAGCGCCTCCGGACGGTGTGCCCGGCGACCTCCCCGCGGTCAAGCACAACCTGAACCGGCTGGAAGAGGCACTGCGGCACGGCGGGGTGTTCGGCGACCGGGAGATCACGGTGTGCCGTTCTCCCGACCAGGTCACCTTCGGCCGGGAGCTGTGGACGGCCACGAAGGAGGCCGAGGGCGTCCTGCTGCTGTACTTCGCCGGGCACGGGGCGATACCGAACGCCGGCGACGAGCTGTTCCTCCAGATGCGCAACGCGCGCGTGGTCGCCGGCGGGCACGCGGTCTTCCCCGGCGCGGAGACGTTCAGCATCGTGCAGGCGGTGCTCGCCGCCAGCCGGGCCCGGCGGATCGTGGTCGTCCTCGACTGCTGCTTCGCGGGCAACGCCGCCTGGATCCGCCCCGACCCGCGGGACAAGCGGCGCGTGCTGCTGCTGATGAGCGTGCAGGCCAACCACCGCATCGACGCGGGCGGGCCCGACACGCCGACGCCGTTCACCGCCGAGCTCACGGCACTGCTGGAGGAGGGCGGCGACGTCTGGTTCCGCGCTCTCACGGACCGTCTGCGGGCGCGGATGGCCGCCGCCGGTCACCGGACGGTGCGGGGTGACGCGTGGGAGCCGGAGAGCCGCGTCGAGCCGGGGGAGGACGTGCTCCTCGCCGCCGGGACGAAGACCCTCGACGAACCACCCGGTCCCGGCCCCGGTCCCGGCCCCGGCTCCGTCCCCGGCCCCGCGCCCGTCCCCGGTCCGGCGCCTGCCCCCGGCCCGGACCCCCACCCCGCGCCCGTTCCCACGCCCGGCCCGGACCCCCACCCCGCTCCCGGCCCCGCCCCCGGCCCGGGACTCGTCCGCCGGGCACTGGTGCGGCCGGCCGGGCTGCCGGGTGCCGTCGGGGGAGCCGGGCGGGCGCTGGTCCGCGGCATGGTGCGCGTCGCCGACTCCCTGGTGCCCGGCCCGCAGCAGGGCGGTCGGGCCCGGCGCCTGGTCGTCGGGGCCGCGGCACTGCTCGTCCTGGTCGCCGGCGGCTTCGGCGTCCACCAGCTCACCGGCCGCGGCGGAGCCCCGCCCTCCTGCGCCACGCCCCTGGAGCTGCGCGTCCTGACCGACCCCGACCTGGAACCGACCGTACGGGCCGCCGCCGACGCCTACCTGACGTCCGCGGAGAACACCACCGGCGAGGGCTGCCGGCTCAGCGGCATCACCGTCTACAGCGCGGGCGCCGCCGACGCGGTCACCGCCCTGCGCAAGCAGACCCGGGCCTGGCAGGAGCCCCGCGACGACGACACCAACCCGCAGCGCGACGTCGGCCCGCAGCCCGACGTGTGGATACCCGGCTCCCCCGCCGACGCCGCCCGGGTCACCGCGGGCCAGGACACCGACGCGGTGGCCGTACTGGACGCCGACGACGAGCCCTTCGCGTACTCACCGGTCGTGCTCGCCGTCCCCCAGGAGCTCGCCGCCGACGCCCGCGACGAGCGCGTCGGCCCCCCGCTCACCCGCATGATCGACGCCCTGCGCGCCCGGCACCCGGCCGCCGGGGTGCGCCGTCCCGACCCCGAGCACACCACCACGGGACTGCTCGCGACGATCGGCCTGTACCGCGGCACCGGCGACGCGTCCGACCCGGACCCGCGCCGCGCCGAGGACCGGGTCGCCCAGTCCGGCCCGCCCGCGCCGACCGCCGCCGAGCTGCTGTGCGCGCTGCCCGACGACGACGCCGTCGACAACCGCACCGCGGCCCTCGTCCCCGAGTTCCTGCTCAAGAGCGGCGTGGGCTGCGACAGCGCCCGCCGCACCCCGCGCATGGCGCAGTACCCCGGCGACGTACCGGGGCTGGAGCCCCTGTTCGTGCGGGTCCGCTGGCAGGGCGCCGAGCGCGACGCGGCGGACCGGGACCGCGCGGCGGACGGTTTCCGGCGGTGGCTCGGCGGCGAGGGCGGCCGGGCGGCGTTCGCCCGGGACGGCTTCCGCGCGGCCGACGGCGACCGGGCCCTGCTCGACACCGGCGAGGTCGGGGACGGTGTGCTGCACGCGCCGTCGCCGCTGACCGAGTCCGCCGGACGGGACGCGATGGAGGCGTCCCTGGAGGGCTACAAGAACGCCAACGGGCCCGGCCGGGTGCTGTTCCTGCTGGACGCCTCGGGGTCGATGGCCGGCCAGTGGGAGGGGCCCAGCGGCGGTCCCGGCCTGCTCAAGCAGTCCCTGGGCGGGCTCGGCGAGCGGGACGAGTACGCCGTGTGGGAGGTGGCGGACACCGGCGGCGACACGTACGACACCGTCCTGTCCTTCGGCGCGCACACCCGCGCGGAGGCCGAGCGCGCCATCGACCGCGAGGTCCGCGTCCGGGACGCCGAGGCCGATCCGCTCGGCGCCCTGCGGTCCGCGCTCGACGCCATGGAGCAGCGGGGCGCCGGGGACGAGCGTCCGGGGCTGATCGTCTTCGTCACCGACGACGAGGACGTGGGCGCGCTGCGCGGCGACCGGTTCGGCGACCTGCTGGCCCTCGCCCGCGCGCTGGACGTACCCGTCGCGATGGTGTCGTTCAAGGGTGGCGCCTGCGACGAGGGGAAGCCGGACGCCCGGGTCTCCGAGGCGAGCGGCGGCCGGTGCGTCGACGCCGACGACGACCTCGGCGCCGCCCTGCACGACGAGGTGGCACGCATCGGTACGGGGGAGGCCTGA
- a CDS encoding endonuclease/exonuclease/phosphatase family protein: MDTDTATGEWTAAREGQTTRRTGGRRFGAWCAGLLFAAVSVVVGCRAADTDGVTPVPQLLAFLPWLLVPTGAGLLLTLLARWWTGAVWAVALLGLLAWFIEPYGKTSEPAGPPVAEVRVLTSNVEFGQGTDSLVSAVRREKPDLVFVQECEYTCDAALRRELAADFPHRRAVAGGGSEGSVVLSAFPLEPTPGVPATMGMPGAVADVRGHAVRLQLAHPMPPLPDQVGLWREELDALRDAVAGDDGTPTVLAGDFNASQDHAAFRRILDTGLSDAARLAGADRTVTWPARTAPAFGVQIDHVLVSEEFAAHRARFLDLAGTDHRALVVDLTLHGAG; encoded by the coding sequence TTGGACACCGACACGGCGACCGGCGAGTGGACGGCCGCACGCGAGGGGCAGACGACCCGCCGCACCGGGGGCCGGCGGTTCGGGGCCTGGTGCGCGGGGCTGCTGTTCGCCGCCGTGAGCGTGGTCGTCGGCTGCCGCGCCGCCGACACCGACGGCGTCACCCCCGTACCGCAGCTGCTCGCCTTCCTGCCCTGGCTGCTCGTGCCGACCGGTGCCGGACTGCTGCTGACGCTGCTCGCCCGGTGGTGGACCGGCGCGGTGTGGGCAGTGGCGCTGCTCGGACTGCTGGCCTGGTTCATCGAGCCGTACGGCAAGACCTCCGAGCCCGCCGGGCCCCCGGTCGCCGAGGTGCGGGTACTGACCTCCAACGTGGAGTTCGGCCAGGGCACCGACTCGCTGGTCTCCGCCGTACGGCGCGAGAAGCCCGACCTCGTGTTCGTGCAGGAGTGCGAGTACACGTGCGACGCGGCGCTGCGGCGCGAACTCGCCGCCGACTTCCCCCACCGGCGGGCCGTGGCGGGCGGCGGCTCCGAGGGCTCGGTCGTCCTGAGCGCCTTCCCGCTCGAGCCCACGCCCGGCGTCCCCGCCACCATGGGCATGCCCGGCGCCGTCGCCGACGTGCGCGGCCACGCCGTACGGCTCCAGCTCGCCCACCCGATGCCGCCGCTGCCGGACCAGGTCGGGCTGTGGCGCGAGGAGCTGGACGCGCTGCGCGACGCCGTCGCCGGGGACGACGGCACCCCCACCGTCCTCGCCGGGGACTTCAACGCCTCCCAGGACCACGCCGCCTTCCGCCGCATCCTCGACACGGGGCTGAGCGACGCGGCCCGGCTGGCCGGGGCGGACCGTACGGTCACCTGGCCGGCCCGGACCGCGCCGGCGTTCGGCGTGCAGATCGACCACGTGCTGGTCTCGGAGGAGTTCGCCGCGCACCGCGCCCGGTTCCTGGACCTGGCCGGCACCGACCACCGGGCGCTGGTCGTCGACCTGACGCTGCACGGGGCCGGCTGA
- a CDS encoding PP2C family protein-serine/threonine phosphatase codes for MRAAGGRVSLGSVRGRVRRPVRGRWRPLGRLVHAAGRGDAVSRHELLSVRGHSVAWLFPLLMLVAIAAIDTATGAFHIISWTVLVPGVAASICGVRATAVFAVAAATVYVLADTTWQHRDETGLPGLILVVLGGVIAVLAAAVRVGGEQRMLHMRDIADTTRRTVLRPLPSGFGDLDHAGVYLSADSEARVGGDFYDIQPGPHGTRVLVGDVQGKGLGAVETAAALLGTFREAGYHEPDLATVAERLEIRMRRHRAHTAALGRSDGDRFATAVLVGFRPDLPDAVEAVVFGHEAPLAAGPGGVRYLPAGGGLPLGMSDLLLPGPGAPPVSRLYLAPEETLLVVTDGVTEARDAEGCFYPHADRVSRAVAADPANAAPSRLVALVRDGTLRHCRGRLSDDTTIFAVRRRAGPARD; via the coding sequence ATGCGGGCCGCAGGAGGGCGTGTTTCGCTGGGGTCCGTGAGGGGTCGCGTGCGCAGGCCGGTGCGCGGCCGGTGGCGGCCGCTCGGCCGGCTCGTCCATGCCGCCGGCCGGGGTGACGCCGTGTCCCGGCACGAACTGCTCAGCGTGCGCGGGCACAGCGTGGCCTGGCTGTTCCCGCTGTTGATGCTCGTCGCCATCGCCGCGATCGACACCGCCACCGGCGCGTTCCACATCATCTCCTGGACCGTCCTCGTACCCGGTGTCGCCGCGTCGATCTGCGGGGTGCGGGCCACGGCCGTGTTCGCGGTGGCCGCCGCCACCGTCTACGTCCTCGCCGACACCACCTGGCAGCACCGCGACGAGACCGGGCTGCCCGGCCTGATACTCGTCGTCCTCGGCGGGGTCATCGCCGTGCTGGCCGCCGCGGTCCGGGTCGGCGGCGAGCAGCGCATGCTGCACATGCGGGACATCGCGGACACCACTCGGCGCACCGTGCTGCGCCCGCTCCCGTCCGGCTTCGGAGACCTCGACCACGCCGGCGTCTACCTCTCCGCGGACAGCGAGGCCCGGGTCGGCGGCGACTTCTACGACATCCAGCCCGGCCCGCACGGCACCCGCGTCCTCGTCGGCGACGTGCAGGGCAAGGGGCTGGGCGCGGTGGAGACGGCCGCCGCGCTGCTCGGCACGTTCCGCGAGGCCGGCTACCACGAGCCGGACCTCGCCACGGTCGCCGAACGCCTGGAGATCCGCATGCGGCGCCATCGCGCGCACACCGCGGCCCTCGGCCGCTCCGACGGCGACCGCTTCGCCACCGCCGTGCTGGTGGGGTTCCGCCCGGACCTGCCGGACGCCGTGGAAGCCGTGGTCTTCGGCCACGAGGCCCCCTTGGCGGCCGGGCCGGGCGGCGTACGGTACCTGCCGGCCGGCGGCGGGCTCCCGCTCGGCATGAGCGACCTCCTCCTCCCCGGCCCGGGGGCGCCGCCGGTCTCGCGGCTGTACCTCGCCCCGGAGGAGACACTGCTGGTGGTCACCGACGGGGTGACCGAGGCCCGGGACGCCGAGGGCTGCTTCTACCCGCACGCCGACCGGGTCTCCCGCGCCGTCGCCGCCGACCCCGCGAACGCCGCGCCGTCCCGGCTGGTGGCGCTCGTGCGGGACGGCACGCTGCGGCACTGCCGGGGGCGGCTGTCCGACGACACCACGATCTTCGCGGTACGGCGGCGGGCCGGGCCGGCCCGCGACTGA